The following proteins are encoded in a genomic region of Magnolia sinica isolate HGM2019 chromosome 1, MsV1, whole genome shotgun sequence:
- the LOC131252037 gene encoding transcription repressor OFP6-like → MSSVRRKLRPKPNFLVDISCGCRRPKLSDVYVPRPKYKPTSNYWKADVYHCSSSSSWEGGRGNSAYSGNSSTTIFSPVGEDGTSSLSYSDNVYTPTNSNSNPVRSFGRIGESVAVVKDSNDPYLDFQHSILQMIIEKEIYSKEDLCRLLECFLSLNPPANHEIIVRAFTEIWNGVFPPEPRRRLVRRRSRDL, encoded by the coding sequence ATGTCTTCTGTAAGGAGAAAGCTCCGTCCAAAACCTAATTTCTTAGTCGATATCAGCTGCGGTTGCCGGAGGCCGAAACTCTCCGACGTATACGTCCCAAGACCAAAATACAAGCCAACCTCGAATTATTGGAAAGCCGACGTCTATCACTGCTCTTCTTCGAGCTCTTGGGAGGGAGGCCGTGGGAATTCAGCCTACAGTGGAAATTCATCGACGACCATCTTCTCTCCAGTCGGCGAAGATGGCACTTCCTCACTATCGTACTCCGACAACGTCTACACACCAACGAATAGCAATTCGAACCCAGTGAGGAGTTTCGGGAGGATCGGTGAGAGCGTGGCAGTGGTCAAAGATTCCAACGATCCATACCTCGATTTCCAGCATTCCATCCTGCAGATGATCATTGAAAAGGAGATCTACTCCAAGGAAGATCTCTGCCGGCTTCTCGAGTGCTTCCTGTCGTTGAATCCGCCGGCTAATCACGAGATCATCGTCCGGGCTTTCACCGAGATCTGGAACGGGGTGTTCCCGCCGGAGCCACGGCGAAGGTTGGTCCGGAGGCGGTCACGTGACTTGTAG